TCTATGCCGTTGAGGTCTTCGGGATCGACCACTCCGTCGCGGTCGAGATCCTCGCCGGGATTCAACCACATGTTTTCTTGCAGATCGGGGTGGTCGTAGTTGACGCCAGTGTCGACGACGGCGACGACGATGTCTTCGCCCAGGCTTTCTTGCCAGGCCGCGTGAGCGCTGATGAGCGTGAGTCCCCAGAGATCTTCATATCCCTGGCCCCAGGAGTTGCTGGAAAAACGGTACGGGTCGTCGGGTTCGTAGTTCGCGCTGACTCGGTAGTTGGGCTGTGCGTACTCGACGTGAGGATCCTTTCGATACGAAGCAAGAGCCGCTTCGGCGCGTGCGGCATCCGGGAATTCGATCGCGTAGATGGCCGAGAGATCGGGCACCGTTGCAACGCGCGCTCGCGTGGCGAGACGACTGCGCAGTAGGTTTCGTTGTACCGAGAAAGGGCGGCCGTCGGGGCGACGGAAGAGGGCGCGGATCTTGCGCGGCTTCAGTCGGTGGTGCAGGCGATCGATTGAATCGGAATCGTCGCTCGTGAAAGCTCGAAAGGGGCTTCGCGAGCGGTTCAGGGTCTCGGCACAGGCGGTGACTGCGTGCTCACCCTCGTTGTGGAACTTGACGATGACTACCCTGATGTCTGCCGGCGAATCCGTCTCCTGGGAGGCTGCAGGACCTGTCCAGCCCACAACGCAGAGCAGGGTGAGGGCTGGGCAGATTAGCGATCGAAGATGGCCGGAAGAGATGCCTTGCATCGAGGCGTCTCATGATATCTCAGGTGAGACCGTCGTTCCCAGGGAAGTTCCTGAGCCGGGCCGCGATTTCTCTTGCGAGAGTGCGGAGATGTTCCACCGCATTCGCACCGCGGCGAGAAATGCGGGCTAGAACAACCAGGTTGGAATCCGCCCCCCCGGTGCGGATTCGCGATCTACTGGAAAGTGAGTGCGGTCGTCAGCAGTCCGAGACCGATGAAGATCGCCATCAGGACATGGGTTGTATTCATAACACCTCTCCCAGAACCGAGATATCGAGAAATTGCCGGCTTCTTGCTGTGATCCCGATCACAAGGGAATCGGCGTCGTCTGCCGAGGGCGAATGCGTCGCTTGGCGATTCCACCTGTCGTCGTCTGTACCTGGAACCCGGGGGCGGGCGCTAGACCAAGTGATTTCAACGGGTTACGCTTATTTTCTCTAGGGGGTCATCCTGTCTCAAATACAGCCCGACGAGATTCAACTCGCTTCGCTGACGGACACCGGGCGGGTACGCTCCGAGAACCAGGATGCTTTCGGCTCTTTTCGCCGGGAGGATGGAGCCCGCCTGATCGTCGTGGCCGACGGAATGGGCGGACACCGCGGCGGCGCGACGGCTAGCCGGATGTGCATCGAGGCTGCGGGGCGTGTCTTCTGCGAAAGCGGAGCGAAACCCGAGGAGTGCCTGCGCGAGAGCCTGCTCACGGCGAATTCCGAGCTTCGGCAGGCTTCTGAGCTCGATCCCGAGCTCAGGGGCATGGGGACGACGGCTGTCGCGATCCTGTTCGAGGCCAATGGCGACGCTTTCATCGCCTGGGTCGGAGACAGTCGCGCCTATCTACTCCGCGGTGGAGAGCTGCGACCGCTCACCGAAGACCACAGCCTGGTCGCGATGTGGGTGCGCGAGGGCATCCTGACCCCCGAGCAAGCAGAAGAACATCCGCGACGCAACGAACTCATCCGCGCGATCGGAGTCGTAGATGAGATCGAAGTCGACATCGTGCAGTACGAGCCGCAGCGGGGAGACCGTCTCGTCCTGTGTTCTGATGGCCTCTGTGGCGCTGTTTCACCCAAAGTGATCCAGGCGGGCCTCGAGATCGCCGAACCCGAAGAGGCCGCCCGGGTGCTCGTCGCGAGCGCGATCGATGCCGGAGGTTCCGACAACATCACCGTTCAGGTGATCGCCGTTCCCGACGCCGGAGGCAACCGAGATGAGGGAAGGAAAATGTTGACGTTCGTATTGCTAGGCATCTTGGTCGTGATCACAGCCTTGGGCGTAATGTCGTTGATGCGTTAGTTGTTCTCGGCGCGCTTCTTCTTTCCGGGAAACCACTTTTTTCAGACACTTATCCGTTCGAGTTGCCTACTCATCGATGAGGGCCAGGTCGCCCCCGCATGTCGGCTTGCCGAGTCTCCCTCAGCTTTCGCTGACAGCACACAATTGTCGGAGGAAGCCTGGCCCTCACCGCGCTCGTCAGCGCGCCCGCCAGCGCTGGATTCAGGATTGGAAGGCACCCCGCCTGAAGACCGCCACCACCGCTCGAGCTGCAGTTCTGTTGCTGCACCTGCCGCGCAGGAACTGCGCCATTTTCGCTTTTCTCATCCCGTAAGTACCTGAATTTGCTGGGTTTGGATTTCCGGCACGACGATTGCTCTCTTGCGGATGCATGAAGAGCCGTACAATTCAGAAGGCCTGCCCGGATGCCACCTGGCCACTGCCGGGAGGGCTTCTGGATTGGTTTGGAGTACATGCGATGTCCCGAGAAGAGGACGGCTCCCGAAAGAGGGGTTCCCGTTCGAATCGGCGCAGCCGACCGAAGCGGCGCCGCAAGAAGGAATTGACCCCCGAAGAACAGGCGTATCGCGAAGCCCGCGAGCGCGCCGAGAAGAAGCTGAAATTCGTCCAGCACTTCGTTTCGTACTTCTTCGTATGCATATTCCTGCTCTTCGTCACGGGTCGTTTCGTCGCGACGATGGTGGCCCTGGGCTGGGGGATCGGACTCGCATCCCATTTCTTCCAGGCGATCATCGCGCCCGATCTGAGGAAACGCTGGGTGCGCTCCGAGGTGGACCGCGCGGTCGCCAATAGCGTCACGCGAGAGCGGCGCGTACTCGAAGACGAGAAACTGCGCTCGCTCGAAGAACTCTCTGCGTCGATCGCACACGAGATCCGCAATCCAATTACCGCGGCCAAGAGTCTCGTGCAGCAGATGGGTGAGGATCCTTCATCGGGTGAGAACGTGGAGTACGCCGACGTTGCACTCGAAGAGCTCGATCGCGTAGAGCGCTCGATCTCCCACCTTCTGCGCTACGCGCGAGAGGAGGCGATGGCTTCGGAGTCGATTCGCATGAGCGAAGTGATCGACAGCGCACTCGATTCTCTCGGCGATCGCCTCGAAGCACTCGGAGTGAACATCGAACGCCACCAGGACACCGAAGGTGAGATGGTCGGTGATCCGGAGAAACTGCGCAGGGTATTGATCAATCTGGTAGGCAACGCGATCGATGCGTTCGAAGAGGCGGATACGTCTTCACCCGCGCTGCACATCTCGATGGGCGAAAATCTGGCGGGAACCGATGTCTGGGTGCGCGTGAAGGACAACGGCCCGGGCATCGATGAAGAGACGCAAGCGCGCATATTCACGCCGTTCTTCACTTCGAAGGCGAACGGTACAGGACTCGGACTGGCGATCACGCGCAAGCTCGTGGACGCACACGGCGGTGAGATCGAGATCGGTTCATCGCCGGGCAATGGAACTGAATTCGTGGTGCAACTTCCCAAGCACCCCATCGCCGAGGAGATTCGCTCGTGACGGCGCGCATTTTGATCGTAGAAGACGAGAAGGGCATCCAACTGGCGCTGCGCGGTCTACTGCGACGCGATTCCTATGACGTCGATTTGGCCGACACCGGAGAAGAAGCTCTGCGGCGCCTCGAGAATTCTTCTTACGATCTGGTTTTGACCGATCTGGCCCTGGGCCGCGGCATCACCGGTATGGACGTGCTTCGCGCGGTCAAGCAGGATCGACCCGAGACCGCGGTCGTGATGATCACCGCACACGGCAGCGAAAAGATCGCAGTCGATGCGATGAAAGAGGGCGCGGAAGACTACGTTCCCAAACCCTTCGACAACGAGGAGATGCGCGTCGTCGTGCGCCGGGCGCTCGAGAAGACTCGTCTGCAGCGCGAGAACCGCATGTTGCTGGAGCGCGTCGAGCGCGAATACAGTTTCGAGAACCTGATCGGCTCCGGTCCCGCGATGCGGCAGATCTTCGAGACGATCCAGAAGGTGGCCGAAACCGATCTGTCGCTGCTGGTTCGCGGCGAGAGCGGCACGGGAAAGGAACTCGTCGCGCAGGCGCTGCACCAGCGCAGCCCGCGTCGCAATCGGCCCTTCGTCGCGGTGAATTGTGCGGCGATCAATCAGGAACTGGTCGAGAGCGAACTTTTCGGTCACGAGAAGGGCGCCTTCACTGGTGCGGATCGCAGTCGCATCGGCAAGTTCCAGGCGGCCGACGGCGGTACGATCTTCCTGGACGAGATCGGCGACATGGCGCCCGAGACCCAGGCGAAGGTACTGCGCGTCCTGCAGGAGCACTCCTTCGAACCGGTCGGGGGCGATAGTGAGGTGAACGTCGATGTGCGCGTGGTCGCGGCGACCCATCGCGACCTCGAAGCCGAAGTGAAAGCGGGCAAGTTTCGCGAGGATCTGTACTACCGCTTGAAGGTGGTCGAAGTGACGCTGCCGCCTCTTCGCGAGCGCTTGGAAGACCTGCCGGCGCTAGTCGAACGCTTCCTGACACAGGTGGCCGAGCGCCTGGGGCGAGAGAAAAGGCAGATGGATTCTGACGCGCTCGCGCACCTGGCTCGCCATGCCTGGGGCGGAAACGTGCGCGAGCTGCGCAACGTGATCGAGCGCGCCGCGGTGCTTTCGGCTGGAGAACTGATCGGTGTGTCCGATGTCGCACTCGATGCGGAGGTCAGCGTCGATGGGCCGACTCCGGGGCTCCCGCCTGGCACGAGTTTTCGCGACGCCAAGCGCCAGACCGTCGAAGGTTTCGAACGCGCCTTTCTGATCGGAGCCTTGCGCGAGAACGACGGGAACGTGTCCCGCACCGCCGAAGCGATCGGCATGGTGCGACAGAGTTTGCAGCAGAAGATTCGAGAACTGGATCTGCGGTCCGAAGACTGGACCGGGGACTCCAGGTAAGGAGGCAAGAATGACAAGCGATCGACCCAGAGGCCTGTTTGGCAGAGTCCGCGCACTACTCGAGGGTGTGTTTTCGAATTGGGTGCGCGACCGCGAAGTGGCCAGCCCGCACGCGGTCTACGAAAACGCGATCATCGAGCGCACGCGCCAGTACGCTGATCTGAAGCGCGCGGTTGCCGGAATCCTGTACATGCGCAACAAGATCGAAGGCGAGATTCGCGAAAGAGGCGCTGAACTATCGAAGCTGCAACAAGACATCGCTCGCGCAGTGAAGCACGGCGATGACGACGTGGCCCTGGCGCTGATTACGCAGAAGGACGCATTGCAGCAAGAACTGCAGCGGGCCGAGCACGAACTCGACGAAATCTCTTCCGAATGCGAGGTCGCCAAGGGAAACCTGGTGCAGTTCCGCGACGAGATCCGCAAGCTCGAGCGCGAGAAGGTGCGCGTGCTGGCCGCACTCGCCAATGCGCGTGCGCGCAAACGCATCCAGGAAGCTTTTGACAATCTGTCCCTCGACGGCGAGATGAAGGCTCTGGAAAGTGTGCGCGAACAGTTGTTGAGACTGAAGGCGGAGAACCGCATCGACAACGAGATCGGCGACGACGGACTCGAACTGCGGATCCGCGAGATTCGCGAAGAGGCCAAGACCGACGCCGCGCGTCTGGAACTCGAAGAACTCAAGCGACGCTTGCGCCCCGGTTCCCTCCCGTCCGCGGGCCGCGAAATCACCATTGAAACGGTCGAACCCGCCCAGGCGGCCTTCTCAGGCGCCTGAGGCCTTCCCCCGGAAACACACCGACTCTCCCCCTCCCTCGGAGAGCCGATCCAAAGGAGCCCCGGCAGCAACGGATGTCGGGGCTCCGCTGTGTGAGCTAAGCTCCGCGACCCGAGCCGGGGTGGCGGAATTGGTAGACGCAGTGGCCTTAGGAGCCACCGCTGCAAGGCGTGCAGGTTCGAGTCCTGTCCCCGGCACCAGAAGCTCCTGATTTCGCTATGCCCGGGTCCGGGTCGTTCGTTGGCGATGTTCGATGCCACAGCTCACAATGAATTGACGCCGCACTCCGCATTCGATGGACAGACCCGCTTTGCTATTGCAACGGGCGCGCTCCAAAATGTCGTGAGACGCAACACGGTCGCGAGCTTCGGGGGCAGGTCAGTGCCAGATTTCTTGCCGGTCGCAATTTGATAACGAACAAGGGGTGTCAGCCATGTCCAAAGGAAAAGAGCTCCTCGCCAGATATGAGAAAGAGGTCGAGGCGATCTGGTGCGATATGACGCCGAAGTCCCGGGCGCTGTGCGAACGGGCTGAGGAGTTTACACCCGGCGGCGCGCTCAGATCCCATTCCACCGGCACCTATCTGGCTTATTGTGACCGGGTCGACGGAAGCCATATGTACGACGTCGATGGCAACAGCTACATCGACCTCATTGTGGGCATGACCAGTATCATCGGGCACAACCATCCGAAAGTCGCAGAGGCGGTTCAGAAGCAGGTGCCAAAGGGTCTCGTCACCTTCATGCCCGATGAGGGTTGGGACGTGCTGGCAGAAATGATGTGCAGACGCGTCCCCTCGGTCGAGAAGGTGTGGCCGGCCTTTGGCGGGTCCCAGGCGTTTATGTGGGCCATACGGGCGGCAAGAGCCCATACCGGCAGGGAAAAGATCCTGAAGATCTGGGGGGGATATCACGGCACCTATGATGATGCCTTTGCTATGCCGCCTAAAGTATTCCCCGGGCTGCCCAAGAATACGCTCGACAATATCCTGATGACCAACTGGAACGACAAAGAGGGAACCGAAAAGATCATCCGGGAAAACAAGGATGATCTGGCGGCTGTCATCACCGAGGGATTTCAGACCGGTGGCACCGTCCCGCCGAAAGACGGTTACCTCGCCTTCCTGAGAGAGCAAACCGACAAACACGGCATTGTTCTCATCTTCGATGAAATTGTGAACTTCTGGCTCGATCACGGCGGGACCGGAGCGCTCTACGATGTTAGGCCCGACCTATGCGTCTATGGCAAGGGCATCGGAGGCGGCCTGCCGATGGGTCTCGTGGGTGGCCATAACGACATCATGAAACTCTTTAGCCAGAAAGAAGCGTTCAGGATAGCGGCCATCGCTGCTCACCAGGGTGATCCGGTGACTGTTGCCGCTAGTACGGCCTGTCTCAACATCATGACCGCCGATGAAATTGCGCGCATCAATGCCAATGGCGAACTGCTGGCCGATGGTATTCGGGGAGTTCTCAAGGACGTTGGCATCAGGGGCCTGGTGATTGGATATGGCAATCATCAGAGCGTTCACCTGACGACCGCCGACGAGGTCACCAATCCGCTCTCCTATTTGATGAATGCCAGTAAGCCAGGGCTGAAGGAAACCATGGCTCTCTTTCGCCGCTCGCTCATCAACAAGGGCGTCATCACACTCGAGGATCTAATGGCTCTGAGGGTTTCAACGCCGCTAACGAAGGGTGAGATAGAAACGTCGCTGGCCGCCATGCGTGAGAGCTTTACGGAGATCCATCCCATCCTCAAAGAGGTGGCGCCCGAACTCGTGGCCTAGCTGAAGAAGAGGGGCAACGAGCAGATCTGTGAGGCAGCACGTTCTGTAGTCGTTGGGGCCTGGTCTGGCACTCTTGGTGAAAATGCCGCTGCATCGATTGGGGAGGTGGTACCATCGCCGTCGATCGATGCGACGTGATGGAGGAGGGCGGACGTATGAAGAACGACGACGCACTGCGAACTCGGGCCCAGAAGGTGATTCCCGGCGGGATGTATGGACACATGTCGCCCCGCGGGCTGCCGAAGAACTACCCGCTGTTCTTCGCGCGTGCCGACGGCTGCCGGCTCTGGGACGTGGATGACAACGAGTACATTGATTTCATGTGCTCCTACGGTCCCATGATCGCGGGCTACGGCAACCCGCGTATCCGCTCAGCGGCCGATGCGCAGCGCCAGGCGCTGGACATCGCGAACGGCCCGGCCCCCGTTCTGGTGGACCTCGCCGAGCGTCTGGTGTCGCAGGTGGGGCATGCGGACTGGGCGATCTTCGCAAAGAACGGCAACGATGCGACGACGGTTTGCAATATGGTGGCGCGATCCCGGAGCGAGAAGCGCAAGATCCTGGTCGCGGCCGGTGCCTACCACGGTGCTCAACCCTGGGCGAACCGCACGTCTCGCGGCACTCCACACGATGAGCACGCGAACTACCCAACCTATAGCTTCAACGACGCGGAGAGCGTGCGGGCAGCTGCCGAGGCATGTGCCGGTGACCTCGCGGGGATCGTCGTCTCGGCTTTCAAGCACGACGCGGGCCTCCCGCAGGAGCTCGTCGACCCGGCTTTCGCGCGCGAGGTGCGACGCATCTGCGACGCCGCGGACGCTGCGCTCATTCTCGACGACGTCCGGGCCGGGCTGCGCCTGTCGCTGGACGCGAGCTGGGCCGTGCATGGCGTCAATCCTGACCTTTCAGCCTGGGGGAAGGCGCTCGCGAACGGCGAGCCGCTCGCCGCGATCCTGGGCAGCGAGGCCTATCGCGACGCGGCGTCCCAGGTTTTCGTGACGGGCTCGTTCTGGTATCAGGCCGCGCCCTTCGCCGCGGCGCTCGCGACCCTCGACGTGCTCGAGGAACTGGACGCACCGACGCGTCTCGAAAAGCTGGGGCAGGCGTTCCGGGACGGCCTCGAGGGGCAGGCGCAGCGCCATGGCCACGCGATCTGCCAGACCGGACCGCCGCAGATGCCCACCGTGATGTTCGAGGACGATCCCAAGTTCAGGAAGGGTCGGGAGTTCTGTGGCCACGCGCTGACTAACGGCGTCTACCTGCACCCCTGGCACAATATGTTTCTCTCGGTCGCGCACACCGAGCGCGACATCGAGCACGCGCTGGCTGCCACTGAGCGCGCGTTCCAGGCGCTCGGCTGAGTCCGGAAGAGTCCCCACCGACCACAGGCGGGATTCCCCAGGTTGTTCCGGGGAGTGTTTCCAGGATAGATAGGAGCCTTTGTGCCTCGCCGCGGAGATGGGTGTCTTCGGATCGGCCTGGAAGCAGATCAGTTCGGTGCCCAAAGCATGGACAAGCGGAAAAGGTTTCATCTCGAGTGCGTTCAGGAAGGCGATTCTCCAGGAGGAAGGGAAACCGCCGGAAGCTAACTCCGGATCTGGTCCGGGAAACCCAAGCGGCTCACAGAAGCAATTCTCTCAGGTTTCAATCGGTCCGAATATCCCCAGGCAGGTCATGCTGACGGGAAGCAGTTTGTGACTTCACCGGGAGTCAAGCGTATAGGGACGACTCCGGGCAACTCGGGTGGTTGCCCAGGTCGCACCAGGCCTTCGCGCGGCACCAGTCGTGGTTTCGCGAAGCCGAGAGGCGCAGGTTCGAATTGCCGAGCGTGGATTGCTCAGCCCGGGAGCTAGTCCTGTTTGAACTCGAGGCCTTCGAATTTCTTCGAGTTTCGCCATGCTTTGATGAAGTCGAAGTAGGCTGCGGGACCCTCGGGGTAGCCGCCGGCGTTGCGGCGGTCAGCCGGAGTCGGTAGCTGGCCCTCGTTGTTGTAGTAACCCGGAGTACAGTCGGGGCTGCTGAGAAGCGCTTCTGGGCCGCTGTCGATGAGCTTCATCCAGGCCTGCTCGCCCTCTTCGGTCACCTCCACCTCGGTGGCGTCGGTCTCGAGGGCCTTTGCGATGATGGCGGCGATGCTCTTACCGGCATCGTTGAGGTTGTGCGTGATATTGGAGACAAGTCGCGCGCCCTGGCTCAAGCCCTCGATGAAGAGCGAGGGGAAGCCGTGGACGTGTACCCCGTGCATGCTTCGCATGCCTTGCTCCCAATGTTCGGACAGGGTGCGGCCACCGCGGCCGACCGTTTCGTAGTCGGCGGTGTGGGAGAGGTGTACTTCGAAGCCGGATGCGAAGACGATGCAATCGAGTTCGTAGTGGGTTCCATTCACCCAGACACCGGTCTCGTCGATGCGCTCGACCCCCTTGCCATCGGTGTCGATGAGGTGGTTGGTAGGCACATTGTAGGACTGGAGGTACTCGTCGTGGAAGCAGGGCCGCTTGCACAGCTGGCGGTACCAGGGCTTGAGGGCCTCGGCGGTCGCCGGATCCTTGACGATCTCGTCTACCCGCACGCGGATCTCATTCATCTTTTCGTCGTCGCTCTCGTTGTAGGCCTTGGCGAACAGCTCGGGACCAATGGTGACGTTGCCCTTGCCCATCTCTGCGATGGCTCGGTCGCGGATACGTTTGGCGATGTCGGTCCAACCGTCTTTCACGAGATCCTCGTCGGTGAATCCGCCCATCTGGAGGGTTGCGAAGTTCATCAGCCACCCGTCTTGCCATCCCGGCTTGAGTTCGGCGAACTCCTTGGGATCGATCGGGTGGTTGTTGCGCACGTCGATGGACGAGGGCGTGCGCTGGAATACGAAGAGCTCGGCCGCGTCGCGCGCGAGTGCCGGGATGCATTGGACCGCGGTGGCGCCGGTGCCGATGATGCCCACCCGCTTGTT
This window of the bacterium genome carries:
- a CDS encoding Stp1/IreP family PP2C-type Ser/Thr phosphatase — encoded protein: MLSQIQPDEIQLASLTDTGRVRSENQDAFGSFRREDGARLIVVADGMGGHRGGATASRMCIEAAGRVFCESGAKPEECLRESLLTANSELRQASELDPELRGMGTTAVAILFEANGDAFIAWVGDSRAYLLRGGELRPLTEDHSLVAMWVREGILTPEQAEEHPRRNELIRAIGVVDEIEVDIVQYEPQRGDRLVLCSDGLCGAVSPKVIQAGLEIAEPEEAARVLVASAIDAGGSDNITVQVIAVPDAGGNRDEGRKMLTFVLLGILVVITALGVMSLMR
- a CDS encoding Pr2TM family membrane protein; the encoded protein is MSREEDGSRKRGSRSNRRSRPKRRRKKELTPEEQAYREARERAEKKLKFVQHFVSYFFVCIFLLFVTGRFVATMVALGWGIGLASHFFQAIIAPDLRKRWVRSEVDRAVANSVTRERRVLEDEKLRSLEELSASIAHEIRNPITAAKSLVQQMGEDPSSGENVEYADVALEELDRVERSISHLLRYAREEAMASESIRMSEVIDSALDSLGDRLEALGVNIERHQDTEGEMVGDPEKLRRVLINLVGNAIDAFEEADTSSPALHISMGENLAGTDVWVRVKDNGPGIDEETQARIFTPFFTSKANGTGLGLAITRKLVDAHGGEIEIGSSPGNGTEFVVQLPKHPIAEEIRS
- a CDS encoding sigma-54-dependent Fis family transcriptional regulator, yielding MTARILIVEDEKGIQLALRGLLRRDSYDVDLADTGEEALRRLENSSYDLVLTDLALGRGITGMDVLRAVKQDRPETAVVMITAHGSEKIAVDAMKEGAEDYVPKPFDNEEMRVVVRRALEKTRLQRENRMLLERVEREYSFENLIGSGPAMRQIFETIQKVAETDLSLLVRGESGTGKELVAQALHQRSPRRNRPFVAVNCAAINQELVESELFGHEKGAFTGADRSRIGKFQAADGGTIFLDEIGDMAPETQAKVLRVLQEHSFEPVGGDSEVNVDVRVVAATHRDLEAEVKAGKFREDLYYRLKVVEVTLPPLRERLEDLPALVERFLTQVAERLGREKRQMDSDALAHLARHAWGGNVRELRNVIERAAVLSAGELIGVSDVALDAEVSVDGPTPGLPPGTSFRDAKRQTVEGFERAFLIGALRENDGNVSRTAEAIGMVRQSLQQKIRELDLRSEDWTGDSR
- a CDS encoding aminotransferase class III-fold pyridoxal phosphate-dependent enzyme; translated protein: MSKGKELLARYEKEVEAIWCDMTPKSRALCERAEEFTPGGALRSHSTGTYLAYCDRVDGSHMYDVDGNSYIDLIVGMTSIIGHNHPKVAEAVQKQVPKGLVTFMPDEGWDVLAEMMCRRVPSVEKVWPAFGGSQAFMWAIRAARAHTGREKILKIWGGYHGTYDDAFAMPPKVFPGLPKNTLDNILMTNWNDKEGTEKIIRENKDDLAAVITEGFQTGGTVPPKDGYLAFLREQTDKHGIVLIFDEIVNFWLDHGGTGALYDVRPDLCVYGKGIGGGLPMGLVGGHNDIMKLFSQKEAFRIAAIAAHQGDPVTVAASTACLNIMTADEIARINANGELLADGIRGVLKDVGIRGLVIGYGNHQSVHLTTADEVTNPLSYLMNASKPGLKETMALFRRSLINKGVITLEDLMALRVSTPLTKGEIETSLAAMRESFTEIHPILKEVAPELVA
- a CDS encoding aminotransferase class III-fold pyridoxal phosphate-dependent enzyme, whose product is MKNDDALRTRAQKVIPGGMYGHMSPRGLPKNYPLFFARADGCRLWDVDDNEYIDFMCSYGPMIAGYGNPRIRSAADAQRQALDIANGPAPVLVDLAERLVSQVGHADWAIFAKNGNDATTVCNMVARSRSEKRKILVAAGAYHGAQPWANRTSRGTPHDEHANYPTYSFNDAESVRAAAEACAGDLAGIVVSAFKHDAGLPQELVDPAFAREVRRICDAADAALILDDVRAGLRLSLDASWAVHGVNPDLSAWGKALANGEPLAAILGSEAYRDAASQVFVTGSFWYQAAPFAAALATLDVLEELDAPTRLEKLGQAFRDGLEGQAQRHGHAICQTGPPQMPTVMFEDDPKFRKGREFCGHALTNGVYLHPWHNMFLSVAHTERDIEHALAATERAFQALG
- a CDS encoding NAD(P)/FAD-dependent oxidoreductase, which encodes MSSFNPSGQSDHEALREKYQIERDKRFRADGADQYLEPSGRFADLAGDPWVGDVDREPVTDEVTVALIGGGFSGLCTGAQLHKLGVTDVRIIDGAGDVGGVWYWNRYPGAMCDTAAMVYLPLLEETGYMPSKKYVYGKEIFEHAQRIAKKFDLTDKALFSTQVTNLEWDDASSRWLIETDRGDRFRARFVAMGTGPMTRPKLPGIPGIESFQGHTFHTARWDYDYTGGDWGGAPMKNLANKRVGIIGTGATAVQCIPALARDAAELFVFQRTPSSIDVRNNHPIDPKEFAELKPGWQDGWLMNFATLQMGGFTDEDLVKDGWTDIAKRIRDRAIAEMGKGNVTIGPELFAKAYNESDDEKMNEIRVRVDEIVKDPATAEALKPWYRQLCKRPCFHDEYLQSYNVPTNHLIDTDGKGVERIDETGVWVNGTHYELDCIVFASGFEVHLSHTADYETVGRGGRTLSEHWEQGMRSMHGVHVHGFPSLFIEGLSQGARLVSNITHNLNDAGKSIAAIIAKALETDATEVEVTEEGEQAWMKLIDSGPEALLSSPDCTPGYYNNEGQLPTPADRRNAGGYPEGPAAYFDFIKAWRNSKKFEGLEFKQD